In Corallococcus caeni, the genomic stretch CGAAAGGCCCCCATGGCCACGCCACTCCAGGGTCGTGAAATCCGCCTGAAGTCCCGCCCGCACGGTGAACCCACGCCGGACAACTTCGAGACCGTCACCGTCTCCGTCCCGGAACCCACCGAGGGCCAGGTCCTCGTGCGCAACCACTTCATGTCCGTGGATCCGTACATGCGCGGCCGCATGAACGACGCGAAGTCCTACGTCCCGCCCTTCAAGCTGGGCGAAGCACTGGACGGCGGCAGCGTGGGCCAGGTCCTCCGCTCGCGCTCGCCCGACTTCAAGGAAGGGGACTTCGTCGTCGGCACCGGCGGCTGGCGCGAGTACGCCGTCGCGCCCGCGAAGCACTACCAGAAGGCCGACCCGTCCGTGGGCCCGCTCTCCGCGTACCTCGGCGTGCTCGGCATGCCGGGCATGACCGCGTACGTGGGCCTGCTCGACATCGGCAAGCCGAAGGCCGGCGACACCGTCTTCGTGTCCGCCGCGGCGGGCGCTGTCGGCGGCGTCGTGGGACAGATTGCCCGCATCCAGGGCTGCCGCGTGGTGGGCAGCGTCGGCTCGGACGCGAAGGTGAAGCACGTCCGCGACGACCTGAAGTTCGACGCCGCCCTCAACTACAAGGCCGCCCCCATCGCCGAGTCCCTGGCGAAGGCCTGCCCGGACGGCATCGACGTCTACTTCGACAACGTGGGCGGCGACCACCTGGAGGCCGCCATCGGCCTGATGAACAACCACGGCCGCATCGTCCTGTGCGGCTCCATCTCCCAGTACAACGCCACCGACCCCGCACCCGGCCCGCGCAACCTGGGGCTCGCCGTGGGCAAGCGCCTCACCCTCCAGGGATACATCATCATGGACCACGCGGACCGCCGCCCGGACTTCCTCCGCGACATGGGCCAGTGGCTGCGCGAGGGCAAGGTGAAGGACGTGTCCACCGTGGTGGACGGCCTGGACCACGCCGTCGGTGCCTTCATCGGCCTGCTGCGCGGGGACAACACCGGCAAGATGCTGGTGCGCCTGGCCCAGGACGCCTGACGCTCGCTGGCCAACGTCCCGAACGAACGCAACCGGACACAGCCGCCGCCCTCCGTCCTGCACCTCCCAAAGGCAGACAGCAAGGCGTGCGGCCTCCAGCGCATCCGGCACCCTGCACGCCCTTTTTGAAGGAGGCAGTGCAGTGAGCTCACAGAAGCAGCCGGCCCCGGTGAACGTCGACGAGAAGAGCAAGGACCAGCAGC encodes the following:
- a CDS encoding NADP-dependent oxidoreductase yields the protein MATPLQGREIRLKSRPHGEPTPDNFETVTVSVPEPTEGQVLVRNHFMSVDPYMRGRMNDAKSYVPPFKLGEALDGGSVGQVLRSRSPDFKEGDFVVGTGGWREYAVAPAKHYQKADPSVGPLSAYLGVLGMPGMTAYVGLLDIGKPKAGDTVFVSAAAGAVGGVVGQIARIQGCRVVGSVGSDAKVKHVRDDLKFDAALNYKAAPIAESLAKACPDGIDVYFDNVGGDHLEAAIGLMNNHGRIVLCGSISQYNATDPAPGPRNLGLAVGKRLTLQGYIIMDHADRRPDFLRDMGQWLREGKVKDVSTVVDGLDHAVGAFIGLLRGDNTGKMLVRLAQDA